The DNA sequence CGCGGTCAGTTCGGCGGCCACCCATTTGCCATAGGTGGGAGATCCATTTCGCAGGTCTACCGCCACGTCCCAGATCGCGCCGACAAGGCAGCGCACCAGCTTGGCCTGGGCATGCGGAGGCGACTGGAAATGTAACCCGCGCAGCGTGCCCTTGGCGGCAGAGAAGCTATGGTTGTCCTGGACAAAATCGTCAGTGATGCCGGCATCGGCCAGCCGTCGCTTGCTGTAACTTTCAGTAAACCAGCCACGCGCGTCACCGTGGCGGACAGGAACAATGCGCTTGGGAATGGGCATGTCGGCTACGCTGGCTCGCCAATGAGGTCTGGGTTCGCTCCTCGCGTTAGGGGCAAATCGGAACGAGGTCCAGCCCGAGTCCCGATAGGTCCAAAACGAAGCGAACCGGTTGCAGACAGGCCGCTTTCGCCCCTATAGCGCCGCGGCGGAGCATGAAGCAGCAAGGCGGGACGAGACAGGCGAATGAACGTCGTAAGCAGACGGTTTCAGAGGCGGAGCTTGTGGTTGCACCCGCTGGTGCAGCTCCTCGTCGCCAGCCTGCTTTGCGTCATCCTGCCCTGGCTGATCCAGACCTGGTCCTTGCCCGTCGCCAGGAATAAACCCGAAGCGGATCATTCCGCCCTCACCTCGCTGGCTGCGCTATTCGGTGGTTTCTGGCTTCACCGTTCGGTCGCCAGCCTGCCGGGAACCCGCGAAAGCTCTGGCATCCTGCCCGGTTTTCTCGCTTCGTACGGGCTGGCGCTCACCATCATCCTGCTGTTCCGAATAGACTATTCGCGCGCATTGCTGGTTGTCGGCTTTGTCATGTCGGTGGCCTGGTTCTTCCTCATCTACGCAGTGACCCAGCGCAAGACGCAGCTGGTTCTCGGCGTGGTCGGCGGCGGTCGGACGGGCCTTTTCGATGATATGAGCGGCGTGGAAGTGGTGCCGCTCGATGGCGGCCCGCTCCCGGAAGAGGTCGATGCGGTCACGGCCGATTTCCGCCATGACCATTCGGACGAATGGGAAGCGCGGCTGGCGGACTACACGCTGGCGGGAATCCCGGTCTACCATTCGAAGGACCTCTACGAATCGCTGACCGGCCGCGCCGATCTTGAACATCTTTCCGAAAACACCTTCGGCGCGCTTGGCCCGATGGCCAGCCTGCTCGAATTCAAGATGATCCTCGACCGGCTGGTTGCCCTTCCGTTCGCCATTGTCTTGCTGCCGCTTTTCGCGGTGACCGCCGTGGCCATCAAGCTGGACAGCCCAGGCCCGGTGTTCTTCCGCCAGCGCCGCATGGGCTATCGCGGGCAGGAATTCACCGTCATCAAGTTCCGCACCATGCGGGAAGACCGCAAGCATCCGCGGACGGAATCGGCCAATCCGGGGGTGGAGCAGTTCATCACCAGGGAAAACGACCGGCGTATTACCCGCCTGGGCCGTTTTTTGCGCCGGACCCGGATCGATGAACTGCCGCAGGTGTTCAACGTGCTGGCCGGGCAGATGAGCTGGATCGGCCCGCGACCGGAAGCCTCGCAATTGTCGGAATGGTACCAGGCGGAAATCCCGTTCTATCGCTATCGCCATGTGGTTCGCCCCGGCATTACCGGCTGGGCGCAGGTGAACCAGGGGCACGTGGCGGAGATCGACGACATCCGCACGAAGCTGCAGTACGACTTCTACTACATCCGCAACTTCTCGCTCTGGCTCGATATCCTGATCGTGGTGAAGACCATTCGGACGGTGTTTACCGGTTTCGGCCATAAGTGACCGCGAAAGCACAAGGAATATTCATGGCATCCCCCTCTCCGCGCGTCACCGTGATCGGCCTCGGCTATGTCGGCCTGCCGCTCGCCGTGGCGCTGGCCAAGCAATTCGACACGACCGGGCTCGACATCGACACCCGCCGCATCGACGAGCTGAAGAGCGGCCACGATCGCACCGGCGAGATCGAACGCGAGCGGCTGGAAGCAAGCAGCCTTGCGCTGACCGCAGAGCCTTCGTCCTGCCCGCCCTCCGACTTCTACATCGTTACCGTGCCGACCCCGATTGACAGCGCCAACCGGCCGGACCTGACCCTGGTCGAAAAGGCCAGCCGCACCGTTGCGGCCATGCTGCCTGCCGCCGTCGCGGAAGGGCGAGTGCCGGTGGTGGTCTATGAATCGACGGTCTATCCGGGCGTCACCGAAGACCTTTGCGCCCCGATCCTCGAGGAGGTCTCGGGGCTGGTCTGCGGCAAGGACTTCTTCCTTGGCTACAGCCCCGAGCGGATCAACCCGGGCGACCGGGAACACACGATCGACAAGATCACCAAGGTCGTCTCGGGCCAGACCCCCGAAGTGCTCGACCGCGTGGCGAACCTCTATAACGCCATCACCTCTGGCGGGGTGTTCCGCGCGAAATCGATCAAGGCCGCAGAGGCCGCCAAGGTCATCGAGAACGCCCAGCGCGACATCAACATCGCCTTCATGAACGAGATCGCGCAGATCTTTGGCGCGATAAACCTCTCGGTCTGGGACGTGCTCGAAGCGGCGCGGACCAAGTGGAACTTCCTGCCGTTCTCGCCCGGTCTTGTCGGCGGTCACTGCATCGGCGTCGATCCCTACTACCTCTCGCACCGGGCAGAAGAGCTGGGCCTCGATCCGCAAGTGATCCTTGCAGGTCGCGGAGTGAACGATGGCATGGCGGCCTGGGTTGCGGGCAAGTTGCATGAAATGCGCGGCAAGCAGGCCGGCTCGGTGCTGGTGCTTGGCCTGACCTTCAAGGAAGACGTGCCGGACCTGCGCAACAGCAAGGTGGCAGACCTGATTTCGGCACTGAAGGCCCTGGGCCACACGGTCACCGTTCACGATCCTCACGCCGATCCGGAAGAGGCGGCGCACGAATACGAGCTGACCCTGCAAGGGGGCGAGCCTGCGGGTGCGCATGACCTCGTGCTCCTCGCCGTCCCGCACCGCGAGTACCTGGCCCTGGGCGAGGGAACTCTGCGCGCGCTTGTCGCGCCCGGCGGCACGCTGGCCGACCTCAAGGGCGCGCTTGGCGGCGCGGCGGACTGGACGCTTTGATTTTCTGGTTCGCGCGGAGATCGCAGAGGAGCAGAGAGGCGCAGAGATGGGGTGAGCGCCGCAGGCACTACTTTCCAACCCCGGCGCAGCGAGAAGGCTAGCGAATGAATGGAGGGCGGCTTTGCCGCAAACGCGACACCTCTGCGTCTCCATTTTCTTCTCTGCGATCTCTGCGTGAACCGTTCCACCGAATGCAGTAAGGCTGACCTAATGAAGATCCTCGTTACCGGCGCCGCCGGATTCATCGGTTTCTCCCTCTCGCGCGTGCTGCTGGCGCGCGGCGACGAGGTGATCGGGGTCGACTGCGTCAACGACTATTACGACGTCAGCCTGAAGGAAGCCCGCCTGGCCCAGCTGCGCGAGCTCGGCGGCAGCCGCTTCACCTTCGTGCGGCAGGATTTCGCCGATTACGAAGGGCTTGTCGCCGCGCTGGAGCCCTACCGGTTCGATCGCGTCGTCCACCTGGGCGCGCAGGCCGGGGTGCGCTATTCGATAACCCACCCGCACGCCTATCTCCATGCCAACCTTGCCGGGCATCTCAACCTGCTCGAAATCTCGCGCCACCGCGGGGTGGAGAACATGGTCTATGCCAGTTCGTCCTCGGTCTATGGCGGCAACACCAAGCTGCCCTTCTCCGTCGATGACCGGGTGGACCAGCCGATCAGCCTCTATGCCGCCACCAAGAAGGCGGACGAGCTGATGAGCGAGACCTACGCCCACCTTTACCGCCTGCCGCTTACCGGCCTGCGGTTCTTCACGGTCTATGGTCCGTGGGGCCGGCCGGACATGATGATGTGGCTGTTCACCAAGGCGATCCTTGCGGGCCAGCCGATCCCCGTATTCAACCACGGCGACATGTGGCGCGACTTTACCTATGTCGACGACATCATCGCCGGCGTGGTCGCCTGCCTCGACAATCCCGCGCCCGACGACGGTGCGGTGAAGGCCGGAGGCAGTACCAAGCCCCACCGGCTCTACAACATCGGCAATCACAAGAGCGAACACCTGATGCGGGTGATCGAGATTCTGGAAGAGCAGCTGGGCCGCAAGGCCGAGATCGATTTTCAGCCGATGCAGGCCGGTGACGTGCGGCAGAGCTTCGCCGATATCGACGCGATTTCAGGCGATCTGGGTTACAAGCCGACCACGAGCATCGATGTGGGCGTGCCGAAGTTCGTCGCCTGGTACAAGGAATACCACGGGCTCTGACAGCAAACGGCGGGATGGCGGGGAACCGGATGGCCCCCGCCTTTCGCCAAAAGGCTCAGCTTGCCAGCCGCAGCCCTGCTACCGGAGTTTCTCCAGCCTTGGGCTGGTCCGGCCAGATGCCGCGCGTGTCGTAAACCACCTTGCCTGCGCGCTCGGCCAGCGGAACGACGCGGAAGACGTCGTGGTCGACCAGCACGATCATCAGGTCGCAATCCTCCAGCGCCGTGTCGATGTCGATCAGAGCAGCGCCAGTTCCCTCGAATTCACGTGGTAATTCAGCGGCATAGGGCTCAACGACCGAAATCCGGCTGCCGAAACGGCGGGCCAGCGTCGCTGCAACAAGGCGTGCCGGGCTTTCGCGGAAGTCGTCGATATTGGCCTTGAAGGCGAGGCCAAGGCAGGCCACCCGGGCCTGCGGATTGGCCTGAACCAGCGCGTCCGCCTTGGCGATCACGTGGTGGATCTTGCAATCGTTCACCCCGCGCGCCGTGCGGATCAGCGGGCTTTCCTCCGGTGCCGAGTGGACGATGAACCAGGGATCGACCGCGATGCAGTGGCCACCGACGCCGGGGCCGGGCTGCAGGATGTTGACGCGAGGATGGCGATTGGCCAGCCGGATCACTTCCCAGACATCAAGGCCGAGCTTGTCCGAGATGATCGACAGCTCGTTGGCGAAGGCGATGTTGACGTCGCGATAGGCGTTCTCGACCAGCTTGGTCATCTCGGCCGAGCGGCTGTCGGTGGTGACGCAGGTGCCGCGCACGAACAGCTTGTAGAAGGCCAGTGCCTTGCGCGCGCAGCGCGGCGTGATGCCGCCGATGGAGCGGTCGTTGTTGGTCAGTTCCTCAAGGATCTTGCCGGGCAGAACGCGCTCCGGACAATAGGCGATCGACACGTCGGGCGTTTCGCTGGTGAGGCCCGGAAACTTCAGGTCGGGCCGCTCGGCGGCGAGCAGGTCGCGCAGCTGTTCGGTGGTGCCGACCGGCGAGGTCGATTCGAGGATCACCACGTCGCCTGCCTTCAGCGCCGGGGCGACCGAGCGACCCGCATTCAGCACATAGGTCAGGTCGGGCGCATGCGCCTTGTCGAAGGGTGTCGGCACGGCAATGATGAACACGTCCGCCGGCTTAACCGTGGTCGAAGCAGTCAGCAGCCCGCGCGAGACCACGCCATGCACCAGGCCATCGAGATCGACTTCCTCGATATGGATCTCGCCCCGGTTGATCGTCTCGACGACCTTTTCCGAAACGTCCACGCCATTCACCCGGCATCCGGCCCGGGCCACGATGGCAGCGGTGGGAAGGCCGATATACCCCAGGCCTACGACACAGACGTCAGGCTTCTTGTCCGATTTCATTCGCGAGCAGCTCCACGATCTGGCGCGCGGAGGTGCCATCCCCGAATGGGTTGTGCGCCCGCGCCATGCTTTCGTAGGCGGCCTTATCGTCGAGCAAGGTGAAGATTTCGGTAACGATACGAGTGACATCGGTGCCAACAAGCCGGGCGGTGCCCGCCGCAACGCCCTCGGGCCGCTCGGTCGTCTCGCGCATGACGAGCACCGGCTTGCCAAGCGCGGGCGCCTCTTCCTGGACGCCGCCCGAATCGGTCAGCATGATCTCGGCGATGCCCAGCAGGCGGGCAAAGTGCGGGTAATCGAGCGGTTCGAGCAGGGCGACATTGTCCAGCCCTGCCAGCGCCGTATTCATGACCTTGCGCACGTTGGGGTTGAGATGGACGGGGAAGACGACGGCGACATCCGGGCGCGCGGCGAGGCGGCGGATGGCCTCGGCAATGTTTTCCATCCCGTCGCCGAAGTTTTCGCGGCGATGGCTGGTCACGCCAATGATGCGCTTTCCGGCAAATCGCGCCTCGACCACAGCGAGGCCCGAGGCCATGTCCGGATTCTCGGCGATGCGCGCGCTGACCCAGTGCAGCGCATCGATCACCGTGTTGCCGGTAACGTGTACCCGCGCCGGATCGACGTTCTCTCGCAGCAGTGCTTCACGTGAAACATCGGTCGGCGCGAAATGGAGCGAGGCCATCGAACCGATGATCTTGCGATTCACCTCTTCCGGCCAGGGGTGGTAGATGTTGCCCGAACGCAGCCCCGCCTCGACATGATCGACCGGTATCTTGCGGTAGTATGCGGCCAGCGCCCCGCACATGGCGGTGGCGGTATCGCCCTGCACCATCACCCGGTCGGGCTTTTCCGCGTCCATCACCCGGCCGAGACCGGTGAGCAGGACGGCGGTAAGGGCATCAAGGCTCTGGTCCGGCTTCATCACGTCCAGATCGTGGTCCGGCACGATGCCGGCGATCTCCAGCACCTGGTCGAGCATGCCGCGGTGCTGCGCAGAGACGCAGACCCGGCAATCGAACCGGGCGTCGGCCTTCAGCGCTGCGACAACGGGGAACAGCTTGATCGCCTCCGGGCGGGTACCGAAGACGACAAGGACTTTCAGGGGGTGCGACACGCTCATGGGCGTGCCTTAACCCGCCGGAGGTTAAGGTTAAATCACCGGTACACCCCGGCAAGGCTTACTTGGGCGGAGCGGCGGGGGCCTGCTTGGCAGCTTCGGCGGCTTCCGCCTCGGCGCGCTGCTTGGCCTCGATTTCCTTCTCCAGCGCCTCGACCCGCGCCTGGGTGGCAGCGGCATCGGCATCGATCGTCGCGGTGCGCTTGGCGCGCTCTTCCTCGATGATCTTGGCGAAGCTCATGTCTTCGCCCTGCTTCTCCGCATAGGCCTGGTCGATCAGGCGCTGCGAGCAACCGGTCCAGCCGCCGGCACCCGTGGGCGTGCACGACATCGTGCCGGTCTTGCCGACGCGCTCATAGGCCAGAACCCGGCTGTTCCACGATTCGCTGGTGGCAGAAGGGGTTTCGCGCAGGCCCTTGGGGATGCGGAAGCGCTCCTTTTCCTCCTTGCGGGCGCAGATCGTGATTTCGTCGCCAACCGGCTTGGGGCATTCGTCATCACCATAGACGATGACGGCGTTGACCTTTTCGTTCGGATTATCCTGCGCGAGCGCCGGGACGGAGCCAGCCAGAACGGCAAGCGAAAGGGCGATAGTCAGGCGCATCGGCGAACTCCTTGGCACGTCACGGCCCGATATAGGGGCCATCGGGCTTTAACGGTAGATGAAGCTTGCCGCGAGGCGAAGCTTTGTCCCGAGTCAATTCCGGCCGGTCAAATGCGTTCGGAAAGACGGATCGCCATGCGGCACCCCAGCCGGATCGCGCCGGACAGCAGCGGATAGGCAGGCGCCCGTTCGGCCCCGGCGGCAAGGGCGGCATCGCGATGTTCCCGCTCGTCGTCGCGGAATTCCTCGACCATGGCGGCCAGCTCGGGGTCGGAGCCGTCGGCCAGTTCGTCGAGTTGCTGGGTATAGTGCCGGTCGATCTCTTCCTCGATCGCGGCGGTGCAGGCCATGGCCGCTTCGGGCCCGATCAGCGCCGTCGCCGCACCCAGGGCATAGCCAGCCACCGACCATAGCGGCTGCAGCGCCGTGGGCCGCACCCCGCGCTCTGCCACCAGCCGGTCAAAACGGGCGCGGTGATCGGCCTCCTGCGCGGCCATGGCGGCAATCTCCGAGGCGTGCGGGCCGCGATCGCCCATCACCGCCAGCTGCCCGGCATAAATCCGGGTCGCGCCGTATTCTCCGGCCTGGTCGACGCGCAGCATCCGGTCGGAGCGGGCGCGGCTCATGCCTTGCGCCCCAGCAGGGCGAAGACCGCGAGGGCACCTGCGGTCGAGATAAGGAAATTGTAGCCCGCAAGCGAGATGCCGAACAGCGACCACTGCACCTCGTCACAGCGCGTGACCGGTGCGGCAAGGATCGCGGCCAGCGGATCGTCACCCTTTTCAACCAGCGAGGCGCAGCGGGTGAACCCTTCCCACCAGCCATATTCGACCCCGGCGTGGAATGCGCCGATCAGGCCCGATGCAAGCACCGCCAGCGCGGCCAGAGCGACAGGCAAGCGCGCACCCTTCACGGCGAAGCCCAGTAGCGCGAGGGGAATCGCGGCAAAATGCGGATAGCGCTGCCACCAGCACATCTCGCACGGATAAAGCCCGAAGCCGTATTGCGAGACATAGGCCCCGCCAAGCAAGGCTGCAGGAACCAGCAGGGCGAGCCAGCGGGCCTTTTCCAGGTTGGTCATGTCAAGCCCCCTGCCCGCCTTACTTCGCCCTGGCCAGCAGGGCACCGCCAGTGCGCTTCAGCGTGGCGATGGCATAGTGCAGCTGGAAGTCGGTAATGCCCTTGGCCTTGAGGCCTTCCGGCGTTTCCTTGAAGCGCGGGTCTTCCGCCTTGTCGGTTTCCAGCTTCTTGTCGTCCATCGAGATCTCGTTGATCAGGTGGCCGCGCAGGTCGCTCTCGCGCATCTGGAACTTGGCGCGCTTGGCGGCATCGGGATCGGAAAGCTGCGGCACGCGGATATCAGGCTCGATCCCGCCTTCCTGCACCGACTTGCCCGACGGGGTGAAATAGCGCGCCGTCGTCAGCTTAACGGCATGGGTGCGGTCAAGCCGGATCATCGATTGCACCGAGCCCTTGCCGAACGAGCGATCGCCCATGATCAGCGCACGCTTGTGATCCTGCAGGGCACCGGCAACGATTTCCGAGGCGGACGCCGAACCCGCATCGATCAGGACGATTACCGGCAGGCCGGCAGCAACATCGCCGCGGAACATGGATTCAGCCCGGTAATATTCGTTCTCGGAGGCAATCCGCCCGCGCTGCGAAACGATATCGCCCTTGGTCAGGAACAGGTCGGAAAGCGCCACCGCCTCGTCCAGCGAGCCGCCCGGGTTCTGGCGCAGGTCCAGGACCACGCCGGTCATCTTGCCGCCGCTTTCCTTACGCATCGCTTCGATCGAATCGGCGACATAGCGGCCGACATCACGACTGAATTCGTTGACCGTAACCACGCCGATCCCGTCGGTCAGCTTGTGCGTCACCGGCTCGAGCGTGATCACCCCGCGCGTCACGGTGATGTCGAAGGGCTCGTCGCGGCCCGGACGCACGATGGTCAGGCGGATCTTGGTTCCGGCCTCGCCGCGCATCTGCGCCACGGCATCGTCAAGCGGCAGGCCGTAGATCAGCTTGCCATCGAGGTGCGTGATATAGTCCCCTGCCTTGACGCCGACCGCCGCCGCCGGGCTGCCGCGCATCGGCGAAATGACCTTCACCGTTTCCTGTTCCGACTGCACCGAGAGGCCAAGTCCCGAATAGGACCCGTCGATCATGGTATCGAGCCGCGTCAGGCTGGCGCCTTCGAGATATTCCGAATGCGGATCGAGGCTGGCAAGCATCCCGTCGATCGCGCCCTTGATGAGCTTTTCGTCATCGGTCTGGTCAACGTAATTGGCCTTCACCAGCTGGTAGATGGTGTAAAGCTTGCCGAATTCCGGGCCCGAACGGCCATCCACCGCGGCCAGCCCGGCAGTGGCCGCCGGGAGTATCGAAACTGCGCCCAGCAGCAGCGAGGCGCGCAGGAAGGAACTCAGTTTCGTCGCCATGATCGGCCTTTCGGGTATCTCTTGCCGCTTATCTATAACCCGCGGCTGCTTAACGCCAGATGGCGCGTGATTGCCGGCATGCAAGGCCGGATCGACCAAGCGCGGTCTACAGCCGCGCATAGTCGAGCGGATTGACCGGCTTGCCATCGCGCCGCAGCTCAAGGCTGACCACGGGCCGCCCCGGCCCGGCGATGCCGAGCGGCGATCCGCCGACGACCGACTGGCCCACTGCAACGTCCACCTGGGCAAGCCCGGTAATAAGGCTGGTCCAGCCATTGCCGTGATCGACGATGATGATCGAGCCATAGCCGCGATAGGGCCCGGCGAAGGCGATCCGCCCCCCGGCGGGCGCGACGGCCTGCGCCCCTGCACGGGTGGCAAGCGCAATCCCCTGCGAGCGGGGCGTTCCCGGCACCGAAGCGCCGAAACCGGCAATCAGGCGACCCTGAACCGGCATGACGAAGCCGGGTGCACCCGTGGCCGCGGCGGTCGGCTGAACGCGTTCTGCGACAGCGAACTGGGCCGCCTGCGGGTTGGCTGGCCGCATGACCGGGCCGGGCAATTGCGCCAGTTGCTGGCGCAGGGCCCCCGCTTCGCCCAGGCGCGCGGTGAGGCTGTCGAGATCGCGGGCCTCCTCGGCGAGGGCCAGCGCGCGTTCCGCCTCGCGGTCGGCCGAGCCGCTGGTCTGCCGCATATCGAGCCGCTGGCGCGTTTCCAGCCCCGCCAGCACCTGCCGGCGACGGCCGAGTTCGGCCTGTTCCTGCTTGAGCGAGGCAACGGCTGCCTCTGCCTTGTCGCGCAGCGCCTTGCCGCGATCGATCTCGCTGCGCAGGGCGGCGGTGCGCTGTTGCACCTGCGGCAGCATGGTATCGAGCATGGCGCGCATATGGACCGTATCGCGCAGCGAGCCGGGCCGCAGCAGCGATAGCGCCAGCGGCCGGCGCGACAGGCGCTGGAGGGCGGCAGTCAGCCGCACGACCGGCAATTGCCGCTGGGCAAGCTGCGCGCGCAGGTCTTCGCGCTGCCGGTCGATCAGGCGCATGTCCGCTTCGCGCGCGGCAATGCTGGCCTGGGCTTCCTGGATGCGCGCCGCAGCGGCAGCCGCCTCGCGCGCGGTGCGGTCCGCAGCCTGGCCGGCACGGGCCGCCTCTGCCTCAAGCGATTCGGCCCGGGCGCGGGCGGCGGCGCCTTCGCGCTGGGCCTGCAGCAGAGCCTGCCGTGCTTCGCCGGCATCGTCGTAGGTGGCAAGATCCTGTTGCTGGGCCGTCGCGGCAACGCCGATTGCCCCTAGGGCCAGCAGGGCAGCAATGACCGGAAAGGTGCGCATCGGGGCCTGCTTATCCCGAACGATGATAGGGATGGCCAGCCAAAATGCTGGTTGCACGCCATAATTGTTCGGCCAGCATCGCGCGGGCAAGCATGTGCGGCCAGGTCATCGCGCCAAAGGCGATCAGCAGGTCCGCCTGCCCGCGCGCCGCATCGCCATGACCGTCGGCCGCGCCGATCAGGAAGCGCACCTCGCGCACGCCATCGTCGCGCCAGCGGCCCAGCAGGGCGGCGAACTCCTCCGACGACAGCTGCTTTCCACGCTCGTCGAGCAGGACATCGCGCGATGGTGTTGCCGAAGGTGGCGGAATGGTGCCGCCGGTATCGGGCAGCTCGGTCACCTTGAAGGGCCAGGTAATGCGCCTGGCATAGCGATCGACCAGATCCGCCTCTGGCGAGCGGCCGATCTTGCCCCTCGCCACCACGTGCAGCTTCACGCCGCTCCCGAAGGGCCGTCCCCGAAACCCCACATCCTTTCAAGGTTGTAGAAGGTGCGGACTTCGGGACGGAACAGGTGCACGACGACATCGCCGGCATCGACCAGCACCCAGTCCGCAGCGGGAAGGCCTTCGATTCGCACGTGGCCAAAACCGCCCTGCTTGATCCGCTCGGCCAGCTTCTGCGCCATGGAGGCGACCTGGCGGGTCGAACGGCCGCTGGCGATCACCATGTGGTCGGCAATTGCCGTCTTGCCTTCGAGCGGGATCGAAACGATTTCCTGCGCCTGGTCGTCATCGAGCGACTGAAGCACGAGGGCGTGCAGGGTTCCGGGTTCCGAAGGCGGAAGCGGCTGGGCAGCGCCGGAACTGGCCGGCTCTGGTTGGGACTGGTTCATTTAGGAAAAACAGGCTCCTGGAATGGGATCGGACGGTGCGTGACGGAGTCGCGCAGGCTGCGGACAGCCATGCGGTCGGCCCAGAGCGGATCGGCCATTCGGATTGCGGTGGCAGATCGCTTGTCGGGATCGAAACGCAGGATCACCAGGGTCGGAGCGCTCCATCGTGTCCGGTCGCGAAGGCTGGACAAAGGCTGCCGGAACCGCCTTAGCCAGGCCATGGCGGGGCTCGCCATTGCACGGGCATCATAGCCGGGACGGGCGATTACGGCAATCGGCACCTTGGCGGCTATTTTGCGCCAGTCCCGCCACCGGTGGAACTGGGCCAGATTATCGCTTCCCATCAGCCAGATAAACTGCCGCCGGGGCCAACGGCGCTGGATCGCTGCAAGCGTATCGACCGTATAACGCGTGCCGAATTCGCGTTCCATGGCCGAAGCCCGGATCGGTGCCCGCCGGGCCTGCAGCCGGGCCGAAGCGAAGCGGGCGGCCAGCGGGGCCATCCCGGCCACGGGCTTGAGCGGGTTTCCCGGGGAAACCAGCCACCAGGCCTCGTCCAGGGCAAGGGCATCCACGGCAAAGCGGGTAATGCGCCGGTGCCCGCCATGCGCGGGGTTGAAGCTGCCGCCAAGAAGGCCGGTGCGGATCAGGGTCGC is a window from the Novosphingobium sp. TH158 genome containing:
- a CDS encoding S41 family peptidase; translation: MATKLSSFLRASLLLGAVSILPAATAGLAAVDGRSGPEFGKLYTIYQLVKANYVDQTDDEKLIKGAIDGMLASLDPHSEYLEGASLTRLDTMIDGSYSGLGLSVQSEQETVKVISPMRGSPAAAVGVKAGDYITHLDGKLIYGLPLDDAVAQMRGEAGTKIRLTIVRPGRDEPFDITVTRGVITLEPVTHKLTDGIGVVTVNEFSRDVGRYVADSIEAMRKESGGKMTGVVLDLRQNPGGSLDEAVALSDLFLTKGDIVSQRGRIASENEYYRAESMFRGDVAAGLPVIVLIDAGSASASEIVAGALQDHKRALIMGDRSFGKGSVQSMIRLDRTHAVKLTTARYFTPSGKSVQEGGIEPDIRVPQLSDPDAAKRAKFQMRESDLRGHLINEISMDDKKLETDKAEDPRFKETPEGLKAKGITDFQLHYAIATLKRTGGALLARAK
- a CDS encoding murein hydrolase activator EnvC produces the protein MRTFPVIAALLALGAIGVAATAQQQDLATYDDAGEARQALLQAQREGAAARARAESLEAEAARAGQAADRTAREAAAAAARIQEAQASIAAREADMRLIDRQREDLRAQLAQRQLPVVRLTAALQRLSRRPLALSLLRPGSLRDTVHMRAMLDTMLPQVQQRTAALRSEIDRGKALRDKAEAAVASLKQEQAELGRRRQVLAGLETRQRLDMRQTSGSADREAERALALAEEARDLDSLTARLGEAGALRQQLAQLPGPVMRPANPQAAQFAVAERVQPTAAATGAPGFVMPVQGRLIAGFGASVPGTPRSQGIALATRAGAQAVAPAGGRIAFAGPYRGYGSIIIVDHGNGWTSLITGLAQVDVAVGQSVVGGSPLGIAGPGRPVVSLELRRDGKPVNPLDYARL
- a CDS encoding 23S rRNA (pseudouridine(1915)-N(3))-methyltransferase RlmH, whose protein sequence is MKLHVVARGKIGRSPEADLVDRYARRITWPFKVTELPDTGGTIPPPSATPSRDVLLDERGKQLSSEEFAALLGRWRDDGVREVRFLIGAADGHGDAARGQADLLIAFGAMTWPHMLARAMLAEQLWRATSILAGHPYHRSG
- the rsfS gene encoding ribosome silencing factor produces the protein MNQSQPEPASSGAAQPLPPSEPGTLHALVLQSLDDDQAQEIVSIPLEGKTAIADHMVIASGRSTRQVASMAQKLAERIKQGGFGHVRIEGLPAADWVLVDAGDVVVHLFRPEVRTFYNLERMWGFGDGPSGAA
- a CDS encoding nicotinate-nucleotide adenylyltransferase — translated: MAGSRHRAGATLIRTGLLGGSFNPAHGGHRRITRFAVDALALDEAWWLVSPGNPLKPVAGMAPLAARFASARLQARRAPIRASAMEREFGTRYTVDTLAAIQRRWPRRQFIWLMGSDNLAQFHRWRDWRKIAAKVPIAVIARPGYDARAMASPAMAWLRRFRQPLSSLRDRTRWSAPTLVILRFDPDKRSATAIRMADPLWADRMAVRSLRDSVTHRPIPFQEPVFPK